From a region of the Rhinopithecus roxellana isolate Shanxi Qingling chromosome 8, ASM756505v1, whole genome shotgun sequence genome:
- the LOC104664856 gene encoding ATP-dependent RNA helicase DHX29-like: MKCNHDSPEDFPFKALDSPQFPVISHSMNFLQKPGACKLNETQLTPLGQHLATLPVYVKIGKMFIFCTVFGYLDPVAKLAAVITEKSPFTTPISRKDDTDLAKSALAMVDSDHLIIYDAYLGWKKARQEGGYHSEIIYCQRNFHNRTLLSTLEVSSTFYFSNSRLNSHTQINCISGPNGLPLQMLPV, encoded by the exons ATGAAGTGTAATCATGATTCTCCTGAAGATTTCCCTTTCAAAGCCTTAGATTCGCCTCAGTTCCCAGTGATCAGTCATTCAATGAATTTCCTCCAAAAACCTGGAGCTTGTAAGCTAAATGAGACTCAGCTGACTCCGTTGGGCCAACACCTTGCAACTTTACCTGTGTATGTCAAGATTGGcaagatgtttattttttgtacagtATTTGGCTACCTTGACCCAGTGGCAAAACTAGCTGCAGTTATAACAGAGAAGTCTCCTTTTACCACACCAATTAGTCGAAAAGATGACACAGATCTTGCAAAATCAGCTTTGGCTATGGTGGATTCAGACCACCTGATCATCTACGATGCATATCTAGGATGGAAGAAAGCACGACAGGAAGGAGGTTATCATTCTGAAATCATATATTGCCAGAGGAACTTTCATAATAGAACATTACTGTCCACCCTAGAG GTTTCTTCTACCTTCTATTTCAGTAATTCAAGGCTAAATTCTCATACCCAGATTAACTGTATTTCAGGCCCAAATGGACTTCCTCTGCAGATGCTACCTGTATAA